The region GCTCGACGGAACCCTCGAGGCGCTGCGCGAGGCCGGTCTGGCCGCGCCCGAGCGCGGCGGGCTCGCCGAGCTGCTGGCCCCCTCGGTGCCCTCCGACGTCTTCGCGGCGTACTGGAGCGAGCGCGGCCACATGGTGCTGGAGCTGGTCCGCACCGAACTGGACGCCTTCCGCAAGTCCGCCGAGGCCGGGCGCCCCGAGCCCGAGCCCGAGCCCGCTGCCAAGGCCACCGCGGAGCCCGAGCCCGCACCGGCTGCCCCGGCCCCGGCCCCGTCGGCGTCGGCCTCGGCCTCGTCCGAGCCGCGGCCGGAGGAGTACGACCGCGAGCAGCTCTTCGATGAGCTGCGGACCCTCTACGCCGAGGCGCTCGAATACCCCGAGGACGTCTTCGAGGACGAGGTGCAGTTGGAGGCCGAGCTGGGAGTCGACTCCGTCAAGCAGGTCGAGCTCCTGTCCAGGGTCTCCAGTCGGTACGGGCTGCCGCCGCGCGAGTCCGGCTTCCGGCTGGCCACCTACAACACCATGGGCAAGATCACCGACTTTGTGCTGCAGCAGATGAACGACCAGGGGGCCCATGCGCCCGCCTCCGCCACGGGCTGAAGCGCCCACCCTCTCGTCGCAGAAGGAGTCAGTCGTTCCATGAAAGACCTCACGGGGAAGGTGGCCCTGGTCACCGGAGGTTCCAAGGGCGTGGGAAAGGCGATCGCGCGCACCCTCGCGGCCCGCGGCGCCGACATCGTCCTCAACTATTTCCACTCGCACGACCAGGCCAAGCGCACCAGGGACGAACTGGTGGCAACCGGCGCCCGGGTCGAGCTCGCACGGGCCTCGGTGGTCCGGCAGGAGCAGGTCGACCGGATGTTCGCCGAGATCGAGGAGCGCCACGGGCGGCTGGACATCCTGGTCAACAGCGCCGCCAACGGGGCCCTGCTGCCCCTGGCCGAGGTGACCGACGAGGACATCGCCAAGGCCATCGACACCAACTACAAGGGGGGACTGCGCTGCGCCCGCGGCGCGGCCCCGCTGATGGCGCGCACCGGCGGCGGGTCGATCGTCACCGTCTCGGCGCTCGGCGGCTCGCAGATGGTGATGGCCAACTACTCGGCCTGCGCCCCCGCCAAGGCGGCCGCCGAGGCGGCGACCCGCTATCTCGCGGTGGAGTTCGCCCCGCTCGGCATCCGGGTGAACACCGCCTCGGCCGCGATGCTCGAAAGCGATGTCGCGGACAAGTTCCCCCGGGCCCGGGAGATGCAGGAGGTGATCGCCAGGGCGACGCCTTTCGGACGGCTGGGCACCGCTGAGGAGTTCGCCGACGTCGTCGCCTTCCTGGCCTCCGACGCCTCGCGGTGGATCACCGGACAGGTGGTGCTCGCGGACGGGGGACTGACGCTGGGCGCCGCCCTCCTGTCCCCGCCCGCCGCCGCCCCCGTACGGGAGGAGGCCGCACGGGAGCCCGAGTCCGAGCCCGTCGCGGCGCCCGAGCCCGTACGGCCCGAGCCCGTACGGCCCGAGGCCGCCCAGGCCGCCGCCGTCACCGAGGCCGCCGTCACCGAGACCGTGGACGCGCCCGGCCCCGGCCTGCCCCCCGATGTCCCCGACGACGCGATCGCCGTCGTCGGCATGGGCCTGGCGGGCGCCGGGGCGAACAGTCCCGAGGAGTTCTGGAAGCTCCGTACGACCGGTGACGAGCTGTTCGTCAAGATCCCCCGGGACCGCTGGCGGCATGAGAACTTCCACGCCGTCGACACCGCCGCCGAGGACAAGGCGTACGCCGACCGCTGCGTCTTCATCACGGACTTCGAGGCCGCCCCCGGCTCCGTCGACAGCATGGCCGACGGCACGGACGACCACGAGCTGACCACCATGTGGCTGCGCCACAGCCTGGTCCAGGCCCTGGACGGGGTGCGCCACCAGGACACCGACCGCTGCTCCTTCGTCGTCGGCTACACCCCCGACGGCAGCCAGCACCTCGAAGAGGCCGGGGTGCTGGACAGCGTCACCCGGATGACGCAGGACATCCTCCGGGACCTCCCGCTGGAGGACGGCGAGCGCACCACCCTGGGCGGCGACATCGAGGCGGCCCTGACCCGCCGCTACTGGCGCGCCGGCCGGGACCGCTCGCGCTTTCTGCCGCATCGCGTCGGCGAGCTGGCGATGCGCGGGCTGCTGCCGCCCTCCACCGAGCTGCACATGGTGGACACCGCCTGCTCCTCCTCTCTGTACGCGATCGACATCGCCGCCAAGGGTCTGCTGATGGGCAAGCAGGACATCGCGGTCTGCGGCGGCGCCTTCGCGCTCGCGCCGCGCGGCACCGTGCTCTTCTCCAAGCTCCAGGGGCTCTCCAAGCGCGGTGAGGTGCACGCGCTCGACGAGGACGCCGACGGGGTGATCTTCGCCGACGGCGCCGCGCTGGTCGTCCTCAAGCGGCTGAGCCGGGCGCGGGCCGACGGGGACGAGGTGCTCGGGGTGCTCCGGGCGTTCGGCTCGTCCTCCGACGGCAAGGGCAAGGCCATCTACGCGCCCAACGCCGCCGGCCAGAGCCTGGCGGTGCGCCGCGCCTTGGAGGCGGGCGAGGTCGAGGGCTCCGCGGTGAGCTGGGTCAACGCCCACGCCACCGGCACCCCGGCCGGGGATCTCGCCGAGTTCACCACGCTGCGGGAGTACTACGGCACCGCCGGACCGGCCGCGGTCACCTCCAACAAGTCCCTGATCGGCCACACCGGCTGGGCGGCGGGCGTGGTCTCGCTCATCGAGAACCTGCTGGGCCTGGCCGAGCACACCATCCCCGGTCAGTTCCGCTTCTCCCGGCCCCGAGAGGACTTCCGGCTCGCCGAGACCGGACTGGAGATCACCCCCGAGCACAAGGAGTGGCCGGGGAAGCCGGAGGGCCCGCGGCTGGCCGCGGTGTCCGGTTTCGGCTTCGGCGGCACCAACGCCCATCTGATCGTCTCCGAGCACCGGCCGCGCCCCGCCGCCGCGAACGCCACCACCGACCGGGCCCCCGCGACCGTCACCAAGGTCCCCGACCCCGGCAGCCGGGTGGCGATCGTCGGCTGGTCGGCCCATCTGCCGGGGCTGGAGGGCCGCGAGGAGGTCACCCGCTGGCTGGGCGGCGGTCCGCGCCCCCGCGACAGCTTCGGCGAGCAGTACCCGGCGCCGCCGTTCAACAAGGTCCGGCTGCCTCCCAAGACCATCCGCGCGCTGGACCGCTGCCAGCTCATGATCGTGGAGTGCGCCCATCAACTCCGGGACCAGATGGCGGACTTCTGGCAGGAGCGGGCGCTCAAGACCGGCGTGTTCGTCGGCCATATGGGCCCGACCCGCGCCGCGATGCTCTACGCCAACCGCTGCTATCTCGACGACATCGCCGAGGCGATCGGCGAGCTGGACTCCGATGCCCTGCCGGGGGTTCTGGAGCGGCTCGGCGACCGCGTACGCGACATGATCCCGGCCTCCAACGAGGACTCCTTCCCCGGCCAGATGCCCAACATCATCTCGGCCCGGGTGGCGAACTACTTCGACCTCAACGGCCCGAACATGACGATGGACTCCGGCTTCGCCTCCGCCGTCTCCTCCATCACCTCCGCGGGCCGCTATCTGCGCACCGGGGAGCTCGACTTCGCGCTCGCGGGCGGGATCAACGGCAACAGCCTCCCGGAGTACCGCACGCTGATCGGCGAGCTGCTGCCGCCGGAGGCCGAGGAACTCGCCGAGGGCGCCTTCCTGTTCGCCCTGACCACCGAGGAGCGGGCCCGCGCCGCGGGGCTCGAGGTGCTCGCGTACGTGGACGAGCCGCTCGGTGCCGTCGAGGCGGGGCGCGGCGAGGCCGCCCCGGACGAGATCCTGCTGTGCGGCGCGCCCGCGCCCGAGCACGCCCGCTATCTGGGCGCGGCCGGTGGTCTCGCCGTTCTCAAGGCGCTGCACCGGCCCTCGGGGAGCGTGGAGATCGCCACCGACGAGAGCGAGGGCGCCGCCGGGGCCCGGCTCCGGCTGACCATCCCGGGGGCCGGTGAGGACGCCGGGCCCGGCCCCGCCGAGGCGGCCCCGGCCGCGCTGCCCGCCGCGTTCGCCACCGACGGACGGCTCGCGGACGGCACCCCCGTGCGGGTCCGCCGCCAGGTGCCCGTCCTGACCGAGCTGCCCGCGCGCACCGTGCGCGAGCGCACCCGGTTCCTCCCCGCGGGCGCGGTGGTGCTCACCGACGCGCCCGAGCTGCTCGCCGGTGCCGCGCCGCCGGACGCGGACCTCACCGTCCTGTCCACGGCGCCGCTCGGGGCCCCGCGCCCCGGCTGGCACCATCTGTCCGAGGTCACCGAGGAGTCGGTCCGCCGGGCCCTGGCCGGTGCGGGCCCCGGGGCCATCCACCTCAGGGTGGTCGCCGACCTCGGCCGGGCGCCCACGGACGGCCCCGCGCCCGGCCTCACCGCCCTGCACGACGCCGCCTATCTGACGCTCCAGCACGCCTACGACGACCTGGGCGACCCCGGCTCCTCGGCCGTGGCGCTGCTGCTGGGCGCCGCGCCCGGCGGCACCCCGCATCCGTACACCGGGCTCTTCACCGGGCTGTGGAAGACCGCGGCCCTGGAGCGCGACGCCTGCCTCGCCTTCACGCTCTGCACCTCCGCCACCGACCTCACCGAGGCGATGGCCCGGGCCGAGGAGGAGAGCGCGGCCGAGCGGGTCTTCCCCGCGGTGTTCGACATCGACGGCGTACGGAAGACGTACCTGCTCTCCGACGAGCCGGGCGGCCCCGGCGAGGGGGCGCCGGCCGTCCTCGGCCGGGACTCCGTCGTGGTGGTCGCCGGAGGCGCCCGGGGCATCACCGCCGAGGTGGTCAAGGCGGTCGCCGAGCACTTCCGGCCCCGGCTCTACGTCCTCGGCAGCAACTCCCTGGACGACTGGCCGCCGGAGACCTATGAGGGCACCCACGAGGAGTTCGCCGCCCGCCGCGCCGGCTACATCAAGACGGAGATCGCCCGGCGCGACGGCCGCACCGTCGCCGACATCAACCGCGCCTTCGACCGCATGGTCAACGCCCGCTGGGCGCGCCGGAACCTGGACGAGATGGCCGCCCACAGCGGCGCCGGCCGGGTCACCTACCTCGCCTGCGACATGCGCGACGGCGACGCGGTGGACGCGGCGATCGGCCGGGTCCTGGACGAGCAGGGGCGGATCGACCTGCTGGTCAACGCCGCCGGGCTGCAGCGCTCGGGGCTGATCAAGGACAAGAGCTTCGCCGAGTTCACCGCCATCCGCGATCTGAAGCTGGACTCCTACCTCCACCTCAAGCACGCCCTGCGCACCGCGCCGCCCCGGCTGTGGTGCAACTTCGGCTCGCTGCTGGGCTACTTCGGACAGCTCGGGGAGGCCGACTACGCCGCGGCCAACGACTTCCTGGCCGCCGCCGCCACCCACACCCGGGCCACCGATCCGCGGACGGACGAGTTCACCATCGGCTGGACGCTGTGGGAAGGCGTCGGCATGGGCGCCAACGAGCTGACCAAGGCGTACTACGAGCGCGCCGGGTCGTACAGCAACATGGCCATCGCCGAGGGCATCCACCACTTCGTCCAGGAGCTGCACGCCCCGGTGCGGCGCCCCTCCGTCGTCCACCTCGGCGACGCCGAGCGCGCCACCGTCGAGCGCTTCTACCCCGGCTATCTGGCCACCACGGGCGAGGCGGAGCGGCCCGCGTTCTTCCTGCGCCGGCTGCTGGAGGCCGATGAGCGGTCCGTGGTCTACGAGTGCCCCTTCGACCTGGAGACCGACGGCTATCTGGAGCACCACACGGTGCGCGGCGAGGCCACCCTGCCCGGCACCTTCGTCACCGAACTGGCCGCCGAAGCCGCCCGCGCCCTGGTCCCCGGCAAGCGGGTGATCGCCTTCGAGGACCTGCGCTTCGAGCACTTCCTGCGGGTCTACCGCGACCTCCCGGCCGGTCCGCGGCGCATCCGCGCGGAGCTGGTCGACAGCCCCGGCGAGGTGACCGTCGTCCAGGTGCGGATCACCGAGGACGTGGTCGCGCCCAGCGGAGTGGTCCTGGTCAAGGACCGGGTCCACTTCCTGGCCCGGGTGCTGCTCGACACCGAGGCGCCCACCGCGCCGCGCTGGGAGGAGTGGCCGGCGGGAGAGGAGACCCCGGTCCCCGACCCGTACCACCAGCCCGGCTCCCCGGTGCGGCTGACCGGCCCGTTCGTCTCCACCACCGACACCCGGATCCACCCCCGGGGCAAGCGCGCCCGCTACGCGCCCGGCATCCCGGCGGGCGACCTGGTGTGGTCCCGCTTCACCGTGCCGTCCATCCTGCTCGACGGGCTGGCCCGGGTGGGGGTGCTGGATCTGGTCGACGGGCATCTGGTGCCGGTGGCCGCACCGCTGTCGATCCGCCGGATCGATCTGTACGAGGAGATCAGCGACCACGATCTGGCCGCCTCCGGGGAGGCCGTCGACCTCTTCGTCACCCCGCCCGGCTTCGATCTGACGGCCGACGCCATCAGCAACCGCTTCGTCGCGGTGCGGCCCGACGGCCGGATGCTCCTGCAGATGAAGGACATGCGGGCCACCCTCATCGGCTACATCGACGCCGAGACCGGCGAGGCCGTCCCCGTCGAACAGGCAGCAGCGGGGGAGGACCGGACATGACCCTGGCCGAGGAAGGCGCGCCGGTCCAGCCGGTGACCCGGATGGTGTGGCGGCTCACCGAGCTGCCGCCCCCCGCCGGGCCGCACCCCCGGCTCGCCGGGATACGGGTGCTGCTGATCGGCGGCGAGGAGGACATCGCCGCCGGTGTGGAGCGCGAACTGAAGGAACACGGCGCGCTGGTGCGCCGGGAGCCGGACGGCCCCGGCCCCGTGGACGCCATCGTCGACCTCACGGTGGGCCGGGCGTACGACCCGGACCCCGCCGCCTTCGCCGGGGCCTGGCGGGAGGCGCTGACCGAGACCGTGACCGCGCTGCGCGGCGTGTACGACGACTGGGCGGCGGAGACGACCGCGGACCGGCTGTTCTATCTCGCCGTCAGCTATCTCGGCGGCGGGATGGGCCAGCATCCGCGCGACGGTCTGGAGCAGCCCCTGGGCGGCATCTGGGCGGGGCTCGCCAAGACCCTGCACCGGGAGTTCCCCAATGTGAACGCCCGCGTCGTGGACATCGACCTGGCCGCCTCCGCCGACCTGCCCGGCATCGTCGCCGCCGAGCTCGGCCGCACCGGCGAGATCGAGGTCGGGCACCGGGACGGCCGCCGGTTCACCCTCACCCCCGAGGACCGGCCCGTGGCCGCGCCCGCCCTCACCCTCGGCCCCCAGGACACCGTGCTGATCTCCGGCGGCGGCCGGGGCATCGGCTGGGAGCTGGCCCGCTCGCTGGCCGCCCGGCACGGCGTACGGGTCGTGGTCACCGGCCGGGAGCCGTTCCCGAGCGGGGACGAGCCCTGGTTCGGCGTGGACGAGGCCGGCTGGAAGCGGTACGAGAAGGGGGTCTGGGCGGGCCGTACGAAGGGCGAGTCGCCCGCGAAGACCCGGGCCCGGCTCGCCCGCACCCACCGCCTGTGGGAGCTCGCCACCCATCTGACCCGCGCCCGGCGGGAGGGGCTGCGCGTCGAGTACGCGCGCTGCGACTTCACCGACCGCGCCCAGGTGCGCGAGCTCATCCGGCGCGAGGACGCGCTGGAGGGCGGCAGGCTCGCCGGAGTGGTGCACAACGCCGGAGTGGACACCTCCGCCCGGCTGCCGAAGAAGACCGACGAGGAGATCCTGCGCACCGTCGAGGTCAAGATCGAGGGCTTCCTCAACGTCTTCGAGGAGGTGCGGAGGCGCGACCTGAAGTTCTTCTGCAGCGTCGGCTCCCTCACCGGACGCCTCGGCGGCATGGTGGGCCAGCTCGAATACGCCGCGGCCAACGACGGGCTGGCCCGGCTCGGCCAGTGGGCCGCCCGCCGGGCCGCGTTCCCCGTGATGACCCTCGCCTGGCCCACCTGGGACCGCATCGGGCTGATCGCCAACTTCGCCGCCACCCTGCGCTACATGGCCGCGATCGACGTGGCGGACGGGCTGGAGCGGTGGCGGGCCGAACTGCTGGGGGCCTCCGAGGGCGAGGTCACCTTCGTCGGGCCGCTGGGCCAGGCCATCGACCCGGGACAGGCCATCGGTTATCCCGTGGTGCCCGCGCTGCCCGGTTTCGCCACCGCCTATCCGAAGATCTTCCACCTCGGTGAGGTGACCGCCTACCAGCCGCACGCCCGGATGACGGCACGCGTCGTCCTCGACCCCCAACACACCCCCGCGCTCGGCGACTTCCGCATCGACGGCGCCCCCGCGCTGCCGCCTTCCCTCGTGCTGGAGAACGCCCTGCGGGCCGCCGAATGGATCGTCCCGGAGGACTTCCCGGCGCTCACGGCCGGTGTTCTGGAGGAGATCGTGGTGCCGCTGTCGCTGCTGCGCCTGGACGGCCGGGCGATCCGGCTGGTCCGCGAGGCCCGCGGCTTCCACGAGGGGCACAACTGGATCGTCGAGGTCCGCTACCGCCGGGAGGGGGCCGGGGACGGCGCCGAGGCGAGCCTGCGCGTCGTCCACGAGACCGGCGCGCCACGGCCGCCCGCCCCGCCGAGCCCCACCGCCCGGCAGACCACCACCCTCCGCTCCGGGCCGCCGTTCCTGCACTGGCGCGGCGCCGTGGTGCCGCTGTCGGCGTGGACGGTGGGACCGGAGGGCCGAGTGGCGGCCGAGGTCCCGCGCTGCCTGCCGGCCGACCTGTGGGCGACGCCCCTCGTGCCCGGGACGGCCCTGCCGGTCGCCGCGCTGGAGAACGTGGTGCGGCGGTGCACCACCCGGGGCGACGGCCTCTCGGTCACCGCCGACCCACTGATCCTCGGCCGCATCACACCGCACTCCGCCGAGCGCGGACCCACCCGCATCGAGGGCGATCCCTCGCTCGGCGTCTGGCGGATCACCGACGCAGACTCCGGGGAGCCCGTGGCGACCGTCTCGGGACTCTCCGGCCCGCTGGGAAACACCACGGAATAGAAGGGGAACACCATGTCCACTCCCGAACAGAACAAGGCCGTCCTCGAGCGCTACTACGAGCAGTGCCTCAACAAGGGCAATCTGGACGTCATCTACGAGGGCGCCACCGAGGACCACATCAGCCACGGCACCGCCGAGAACGGCAAGGAAGGCGTGGAGCACCTGAA is a window of Streptomyces violaceusniger Tu 4113 DNA encoding:
- a CDS encoding SDR family oxidoreductase → MKDLTGKVALVTGGSKGVGKAIARTLAARGADIVLNYFHSHDQAKRTRDELVATGARVELARASVVRQEQVDRMFAEIEERHGRLDILVNSAANGALLPLAEVTDEDIAKAIDTNYKGGLRCARGAAPLMARTGGGSIVTVSALGGSQMVMANYSACAPAKAAAEAATRYLAVEFAPLGIRVNTASAAMLESDVADKFPRAREMQEVIARATPFGRLGTAEEFADVVAFLASDASRWITGQVVLADGGLTLGAALLSPPAAAPVREEAAREPESEPVAAPEPVRPEPVRPEAAQAAAVTEAAVTETVDAPGPGLPPDVPDDAIAVVGMGLAGAGANSPEEFWKLRTTGDELFVKIPRDRWRHENFHAVDTAAEDKAYADRCVFITDFEAAPGSVDSMADGTDDHELTTMWLRHSLVQALDGVRHQDTDRCSFVVGYTPDGSQHLEEAGVLDSVTRMTQDILRDLPLEDGERTTLGGDIEAALTRRYWRAGRDRSRFLPHRVGELAMRGLLPPSTELHMVDTACSSSLYAIDIAAKGLLMGKQDIAVCGGAFALAPRGTVLFSKLQGLSKRGEVHALDEDADGVIFADGAALVVLKRLSRARADGDEVLGVLRAFGSSSDGKGKAIYAPNAAGQSLAVRRALEAGEVEGSAVSWVNAHATGTPAGDLAEFTTLREYYGTAGPAAVTSNKSLIGHTGWAAGVVSLIENLLGLAEHTIPGQFRFSRPREDFRLAETGLEITPEHKEWPGKPEGPRLAAVSGFGFGGTNAHLIVSEHRPRPAAANATTDRAPATVTKVPDPGSRVAIVGWSAHLPGLEGREEVTRWLGGGPRPRDSFGEQYPAPPFNKVRLPPKTIRALDRCQLMIVECAHQLRDQMADFWQERALKTGVFVGHMGPTRAAMLYANRCYLDDIAEAIGELDSDALPGVLERLGDRVRDMIPASNEDSFPGQMPNIISARVANYFDLNGPNMTMDSGFASAVSSITSAGRYLRTGELDFALAGGINGNSLPEYRTLIGELLPPEAEELAEGAFLFALTTEERARAAGLEVLAYVDEPLGAVEAGRGEAAPDEILLCGAPAPEHARYLGAAGGLAVLKALHRPSGSVEIATDESEGAAGARLRLTIPGAGEDAGPGPAEAAPAALPAAFATDGRLADGTPVRVRRQVPVLTELPARTVRERTRFLPAGAVVLTDAPELLAGAAPPDADLTVLSTAPLGAPRPGWHHLSEVTEESVRRALAGAGPGAIHLRVVADLGRAPTDGPAPGLTALHDAAYLTLQHAYDDLGDPGSSAVALLLGAAPGGTPHPYTGLFTGLWKTAALERDACLAFTLCTSATDLTEAMARAEEESAAERVFPAVFDIDGVRKTYLLSDEPGGPGEGAPAVLGRDSVVVVAGGARGITAEVVKAVAEHFRPRLYVLGSNSLDDWPPETYEGTHEEFAARRAGYIKTEIARRDGRTVADINRAFDRMVNARWARRNLDEMAAHSGAGRVTYLACDMRDGDAVDAAIGRVLDEQGRIDLLVNAAGLQRSGLIKDKSFAEFTAIRDLKLDSYLHLKHALRTAPPRLWCNFGSLLGYFGQLGEADYAAANDFLAAAATHTRATDPRTDEFTIGWTLWEGVGMGANELTKAYYERAGSYSNMAIAEGIHHFVQELHAPVRRPSVVHLGDAERATVERFYPGYLATTGEAERPAFFLRRLLEADERSVVYECPFDLETDGYLEHHTVRGEATLPGTFVTELAAEAARALVPGKRVIAFEDLRFEHFLRVYRDLPAGPRRIRAELVDSPGEVTVVQVRITEDVVAPSGVVLVKDRVHFLARVLLDTEAPTAPRWEEWPAGEETPVPDPYHQPGSPVRLTGPFVSTTDTRIHPRGKRARYAPGIPAGDLVWSRFTVPSILLDGLARVGVLDLVDGHLVPVAAPLSIRRIDLYEEISDHDLAASGEAVDLFVTPPGFDLTADAISNRFVAVRPDGRMLLQMKDMRATLIGYIDAETGEAVPVEQAAAGEDRT
- a CDS encoding SDR family NAD(P)-dependent oxidoreductase codes for the protein MTLAEEGAPVQPVTRMVWRLTELPPPAGPHPRLAGIRVLLIGGEEDIAAGVERELKEHGALVRREPDGPGPVDAIVDLTVGRAYDPDPAAFAGAWREALTETVTALRGVYDDWAAETTADRLFYLAVSYLGGGMGQHPRDGLEQPLGGIWAGLAKTLHREFPNVNARVVDIDLAASADLPGIVAAELGRTGEIEVGHRDGRRFTLTPEDRPVAAPALTLGPQDTVLISGGGRGIGWELARSLAARHGVRVVVTGREPFPSGDEPWFGVDEAGWKRYEKGVWAGRTKGESPAKTRARLARTHRLWELATHLTRARREGLRVEYARCDFTDRAQVRELIRREDALEGGRLAGVVHNAGVDTSARLPKKTDEEILRTVEVKIEGFLNVFEEVRRRDLKFFCSVGSLTGRLGGMVGQLEYAAANDGLARLGQWAARRAAFPVMTLAWPTWDRIGLIANFAATLRYMAAIDVADGLERWRAELLGASEGEVTFVGPLGQAIDPGQAIGYPVVPALPGFATAYPKIFHLGEVTAYQPHARMTARVVLDPQHTPALGDFRIDGAPALPPSLVLENALRAAEWIVPEDFPALTAGVLEEIVVPLSLLRLDGRAIRLVREARGFHEGHNWIVEVRYRREGAGDGAEASLRVVHETGAPRPPAPPSPTARQTTTLRSGPPFLHWRGAVVPLSAWTVGPEGRVAAEVPRCLPADLWATPLVPGTALPVAALENVVRRCTTRGDGLSVTADPLILGRITPHSAERGPTRIEGDPSLGVWRITDADSGEPVATVSGLSGPLGNTTE